The Deinococcus hopiensis KR-140 genome includes a window with the following:
- a CDS encoding DDE-type integrase/transposase/recombinase encodes MTARPTTTVFPSASSVTLYGWITPSHSASVTCSNCFANAASSSVTRRKRQWNIKFSPLLTEELRHREPRRGSRWHLKEVCVQVGGVKHGLWGESTNAGTYWTSFSRNTAIPRRPSPYCVRLLSEYGVPEVIHTDKLWSRGAALPELPVLHTVEHVQVVSTARCNNLLEQSHRPTRRQERSEFGFKRRRRTQDCAARPSLEPSPPCPNDHPRCPQTKQPNRSTAPLARGNVAGGLILKPPAELLQPRSG; translated from the coding sequence GTGACCGCACGCCCTACCACCACCGTTTTCCCCTCAGCGTCGTCGGTGACGCTCTACGGCTGGATCACCCCTTCCCACTCAGCCAGCGTGACGTGCAGCAACTGCTTCGCAAACGCGGCATCCAGTTCAGTCACGAGAAGGAAGCGGCAGTGGAACATCAAGTTTTCCCCGCTCCTCACCGAAGAGCTGCGCCACCGAGAACCCCGCCGGGGTTCTCGGTGGCACCTGAAGGAGGTGTGCGTCCAGGTCGGTGGGGTCAAGCACGGGTTGTGGGGGGAGTCGACGAACGCGGGGACGTACTGGACGTCCTTTTCCAGGAACACCGCGATACCGAGGCGGCCAAGTCCTTATTGCGTCCGCTTGCTGAGCGAGTACGGCGTCCCAGAGGTCATTCATACCGACAAGCTGTGGAGCCGTGGGGCAGCTCTGCCGGAACTTCCCGTGCTCCACACGGTGGAGCACGTTCAGGTCGTCTCTACCGCCCGCTGCAACAATCTCTTGGAACAGTCGCATCGACCAACACGGCGGCAGGAACGGAGCGAGTTCGGCTTCAAACGACGGCGGCGAACGCAGGATTGCGCTGCACGTCCGAGTCTCGAACCTTCACCGCCATGCCCGAACGACCATCCCCGCTGCCCTCAGACGAAGCAACCAAACCGGAGCACTGCTCCTCTGGCGAGAGGCAATGTTGCAGGCGGCTTGATTCTCAAGCCGCCTGCTGAACTACTCCAGCCCCGCTCAGGTTAA
- a CDS encoding replication initiator protein A, producing the protein MPPQDKPELTVTGDAGHDEINLNRLMFVVAANRVPETAVGWEKSVTIDALGPIRIRCTAGRDNVVPHGIDNDIVVGLVNVYVQQGMPDDGRVTVTVAELLRASGLSKNGRVYREVRESLLRLSDTKYDFSKSWYDAEQQTWLDEEGFRLILQYRFLNPQTGDTLRGQFKAETTVQLTLASLLTRSIRAGHLRPLDLAFYSELSQPMVRTLYRLLREQSFGADGRPVHVFSISVRAWAIHLGHHDTRIDLVRRALKPAHAELMGKGFLKDVTYSGRGEAQSVTYEFADNLQPPPDAELVGLLAQRGVTMPAATKLAVQYSRAQIVQACESFDALLRSGYAAKSRGGLLTDMLRSPSKYVPREELLPVQRPLPRAARAGPADEEMPATPEARARTAEFLLSKGRTPHPDHRRRILLDLFVTGAINAQELTLVGSAEDPDALVMSWVARRQVQRRDEAPSTDS; encoded by the coding sequence ATGCCCCCTCAGGACAAGCCGGAACTGACCGTTACGGGCGACGCTGGGCACGACGAAATCAACCTCAACCGGTTGATGTTCGTCGTAGCTGCCAACCGTGTGCCCGAGACGGCAGTCGGCTGGGAAAAGAGCGTCACCATCGATGCCCTGGGCCCCATACGGATCCGCTGCACGGCGGGTCGCGACAATGTCGTCCCTCACGGCATCGACAACGACATCGTCGTGGGGCTGGTGAACGTGTACGTCCAGCAGGGGATGCCCGATGATGGACGTGTCACCGTGACCGTGGCAGAACTTCTGCGCGCTTCTGGTCTGAGCAAGAATGGGCGGGTGTACCGTGAGGTGCGGGAATCCCTGCTCCGACTTTCCGACACCAAGTACGACTTTTCCAAGTCCTGGTACGACGCCGAGCAGCAGACCTGGCTGGATGAAGAGGGCTTTCGGCTGATTCTGCAGTACCGCTTCCTCAACCCCCAGACCGGTGACACTTTGCGGGGTCAGTTCAAGGCGGAGACCACCGTGCAGTTGACGCTGGCCAGCCTGCTCACCCGGAGTATTCGCGCCGGGCATCTGCGTCCTCTGGACCTGGCCTTCTACTCCGAACTCTCTCAACCGATGGTCCGCACCCTTTACCGGCTGTTGCGGGAACAGTCGTTTGGCGCCGACGGCAGGCCAGTGCACGTCTTCTCGATCAGTGTTCGCGCCTGGGCGATTCACCTTGGACATCACGACACCCGCATCGACCTTGTGCGGCGCGCTCTCAAACCTGCGCACGCGGAGCTTATGGGCAAGGGGTTCCTGAAGGACGTCACGTACAGTGGGCGCGGTGAGGCCCAGAGCGTGACCTATGAGTTCGCCGACAACCTGCAGCCGCCTCCCGACGCGGAACTCGTGGGCCTGTTGGCACAGCGGGGCGTGACCATGCCAGCAGCGACGAAGCTCGCCGTACAGTACAGCCGCGCACAGATCGTGCAGGCCTGTGAGTCGTTCGACGCCCTGCTGCGCAGCGGATACGCCGCGAAAAGCCGCGGCGGTCTGCTCACGGATATGCTCCGCAGCCCCTCCAAATACGTGCCACGAGAGGAACTCCTTCCTGTGCAGCGCCCGCTGCCCCGTGCCGCTCGAGCAGGTCCGGCCGATGAGGAGATGCCAGCGACCCCAGAGGCCCGTGCGCGCACTGCGGAGTTCCTGCTGTCGAAAGGACGCACGCCGCATCCTGACCACCGCCGCCGGATTCTCCTGGATCTCTTTGTGACTGGCGCCATCAACGCCCAGGAACTCACACTGGTGGGCAGTGCAGAGGATCCCGACGCGCTGGTGATGTCTTGGGTGGCGCGTCGTCAGGTACAGCGTCGGGACGAGGCGCCGTCAACCGACTCCTGA
- a CDS encoding DUF72 domain-containing protein yields the protein MNPSDISPAGRVIVGTSGWTYRHWRGVFYPDGLVQRRELEYLAGQFETVELNGSFYSLQTPETYARWAAQVPPGFLFAVKGGRFVTHMKKLRNVRAPLANFFASGLLRLEEHLGPILWQLPERLRFDPELLEEFLALLPSSTGAAAQLAEEHDAHLDGRAWTEVERDVPLRYALEVRHASFLTPDLAPLLRRYGVALVVADAAGVFPLVEEITAEFIYVRLHGSRELYRSKYEPSELERWAQRIQAWLRGRQLEDAVRLTTELVPERPRDVYVYFDNDIGAHAPFDALFLNTLIRAMPQGSPHQHE from the coding sequence ATGAACCCATCAGACATCTCCCCTGCCGGCCGGGTTATCGTCGGCACATCAGGTTGGACCTACCGTCATTGGCGAGGTGTGTTCTATCCAGACGGTCTGGTGCAGCGTCGGGAACTTGAATACCTGGCAGGACAATTCGAAACGGTAGAGCTCAACGGCTCGTTCTATTCGCTCCAGACGCCAGAGACCTACGCCCGTTGGGCGGCGCAGGTTCCGCCAGGCTTTCTCTTTGCAGTCAAGGGAGGGCGGTTCGTCACCCACATGAAGAAGCTACGGAACGTGCGGGCGCCGCTGGCCAATTTCTTTGCGTCAGGCCTCCTGCGTTTGGAGGAGCACCTGGGTCCCATCCTGTGGCAGTTGCCGGAGCGTCTGCGCTTTGACCCGGAGTTGCTGGAAGAGTTCCTGGCCCTCCTGCCCTCTTCCACAGGCGCGGCCGCCCAGCTGGCGGAAGAACATGACGCGCACCTGGACGGCCGCGCCTGGACAGAGGTGGAGCGAGACGTTCCCCTGCGCTACGCCCTGGAAGTGCGGCACGCCAGTTTCCTCACGCCCGACCTGGCTCCGCTTCTCCGCCGTTATGGGGTCGCCCTGGTGGTGGCGGACGCTGCGGGCGTGTTCCCGCTGGTCGAGGAGATCACAGCAGAGTTCATCTACGTTCGCCTCCACGGCTCCCGGGAGTTGTACCGCAGCAAGTACGAGCCGTCCGAGCTTGAACGGTGGGCCCAGCGGATTCAAGCCTGGTTGCGGGGCCGTCAACTGGAAGATGCAGTCCGCTTGACGACCGAACTGGTCCCCGAACGGCCACGGGACGTCTACGTGTACTTCGACAATGATATTGGCGCTCATGCGCCGTTTGACGCCCTGTTTCTGAACACGCTCATACGGGCAATGCCGCAAGGTTCTCCACATCAGCACGAATAA
- a CDS encoding transposase — protein sequence MPGRTHSREFKLDIVNQINGAHKTTAQLCREHALSPSLIHRWRKEVEARGEAAFTDQAKPDQSLEQRIAELERFCGQLSLENTILKKSLATYRSKNGIK from the coding sequence ATGCCCGGACGCACCCACAGCCGTGAATTCAAGCTTGACATCGTGAACCAGATCAATGGGGCTCACAAGACGACCGCCCAGCTCTGCCGAGAACATGCCCTGTCGCCCAGCTTGATTCACCGTTGGCGGAAAGAGGTCGAGGCGCGAGGTGAAGCAGCGTTCACCGACCAGGCCAAACCCGACCAGTCGTTGGAACAACGAATCGCCGAGTTGGAACGATTTTGCGGACAGTTGTCGCTGGAGAACACGATTCTAAAAAAGTCGTTGGCGACGTACCGCTCGAAAAACGGCATCAAATGA
- a CDS encoding IS3 family transposase translates to MIEDARLAYPQVSVRRLCELHGVNRSWFYEQQGREEVDTDQALSQDIEAVVMEFNGYGYRRVTRELARRGRPVNHKRVLRVMRERRLLCRPKRRHRATTDSNHSEKRFPNLLRDAVPVRPNQVWQADLTYVRVRQGFVYLACVLDGFTREVVGWSMSKFMDADLPLAAQDNALSARCPAPGLLHHSDQGMQYASRVYVDRLRSAGITPSMSRTGNPYDNAKMESFYKTLKTEEVDLQEYVDLDDARRHIEFFIADLYNRRRLHSSLGYVPPAEFAARYTATQM, encoded by the coding sequence ATGATCGAGGATGCGCGACTCGCGTATCCCCAGGTGTCGGTACGTCGTCTGTGCGAGCTGCACGGCGTCAATCGCTCGTGGTTCTACGAACAGCAGGGCCGGGAGGAGGTGGACACCGATCAGGCGTTGTCCCAGGACATTGAGGCCGTGGTGATGGAGTTCAACGGGTACGGATATCGGCGTGTCACCCGCGAGTTGGCCCGACGGGGCCGCCCGGTCAATCACAAGCGCGTGTTGCGTGTCATGCGGGAACGACGGTTGTTGTGCCGTCCCAAGCGCCGCCACCGGGCGACGACGGATTCCAACCACAGCGAGAAGCGCTTTCCCAACCTGCTGCGTGACGCCGTTCCGGTACGGCCCAATCAGGTCTGGCAGGCAGACCTGACCTACGTGCGAGTCCGGCAAGGCTTTGTGTACCTGGCCTGCGTGCTGGACGGTTTTACCCGTGAGGTCGTGGGCTGGTCCATGTCAAAGTTCATGGACGCGGATTTGCCGTTGGCAGCCCAGGACAACGCGCTTTCGGCGCGTTGTCCTGCTCCCGGTCTGCTGCACCACTCGGACCAGGGCATGCAATACGCGAGCCGAGTGTACGTGGACCGCTTGCGGTCCGCAGGAATCACGCCAAGCATGTCCAGGACAGGCAATCCCTATGACAACGCCAAAATGGAGAGCTTCTACAAGACCCTGAAGACTGAGGAGGTCGATCTGCAAGAATACGTCGATCTGGACGACGCTCGACGACACATCGAGTTCTTTATTGCGGACCTGTACAATCGCCGCCGACTGCACTCCAGCCTGGGATACGTCCCACCTGCCGAGTTCGCTGCCCGCTACACTGCTACCCAGATGTGA
- a CDS encoding ParB/RepB/Spo0J family partition protein: protein MRTALGTMLGNLSTTAQEAPDVRFISPRELRPLPDQPRRSFNPEAMEELVRSVRDQGILTPLLVRPAGGSFEIVAGERRWRAATAAGLDQVPVVVRDLTEAEARRVALVENVQREDLNPVDRVDATAHLVAEVLGLSMDVLPARLSALRRQPEAAEVQKLEQLFAGLGGSWTSFYSNLLPVLRYPPDVLEAIRGGLEYTKGALIAREAQVERRTHLLELARKGASLSELRAARTKSPDHDGGEDRNRRIIRALSSKKVLSSISEAKRKRAERLLAELDELLSSS from the coding sequence GTGCGTACCGCGCTCGGAACCATGCTGGGCAACCTCTCCACGACCGCACAGGAGGCGCCGGACGTTCGGTTCATCTCCCCCCGCGAGTTGCGACCTCTGCCCGACCAGCCACGACGTTCGTTCAACCCTGAGGCCATGGAGGAGCTGGTCCGCAGTGTTCGCGACCAGGGCATCTTGACTCCACTCCTGGTGCGGCCAGCGGGAGGCAGTTTTGAGATTGTGGCGGGAGAGCGCCGCTGGCGCGCTGCCACGGCTGCTGGTCTCGATCAGGTTCCTGTTGTGGTGCGTGACCTCACGGAGGCTGAAGCCCGGAGGGTTGCCCTCGTCGAAAATGTGCAGCGCGAGGACCTGAACCCCGTTGACCGGGTGGATGCCACCGCGCATCTGGTCGCCGAGGTGCTGGGCCTCAGCATGGACGTCCTGCCCGCTCGCTTGAGCGCCCTTCGGCGACAGCCCGAGGCCGCGGAGGTCCAGAAACTCGAACAGCTGTTCGCGGGTCTGGGAGGGTCGTGGACCTCCTTCTACTCCAACCTCCTGCCTGTTCTGCGTTACCCTCCGGACGTCCTTGAGGCCATCCGAGGCGGGTTGGAGTACACCAAGGGAGCCCTGATTGCCCGGGAGGCGCAGGTTGAGCGGCGCACACACCTGCTGGAACTGGCCAGAAAAGGCGCGAGCCTGTCCGAACTGCGGGCCGCGCGCACCAAGTCCCCGGACCATGATGGGGGAGAGGACCGGAACCGCCGCATCATCCGGGCGCTGAGCAGTAAGAAGGTCCTCTCGAGCATTTCGGAAGCGAAGCGAAAGCGGGCTGAACGTCTTCTCGCGGAGTTGGACGAACTGCTCAGCTCATCTTGA
- a CDS encoding ParA family protein: MHVLTFFNHAGGASKTSSTRDLGYSLAQRGYRVRLIDCDPQGNLSTWMGIPDAPMNRTIHLTAMNDAPLPEPFEVHGLHLTPAALPLAMVEAQLPGVIGGVTHLRNAVRHLEGQYDFVLLDSPPSLGQLSALAAIAADGLVVPVPTNSKGVQGLTAVHEMIATYRKLNTGLHIAFYLPTQFHPGTVHARESLEALRAHVSPLGDPITYRPAVYPDAALSAMPVLKYAPGSPASQEIERATDQLLSALNLEVGRGT, encoded by the coding sequence ATGCACGTCCTGACCTTCTTCAATCATGCCGGTGGAGCCTCCAAGACGAGCTCCACACGCGACCTGGGATACAGCCTTGCTCAGCGGGGCTACCGCGTCCGCCTCATCGACTGTGATCCACAGGGAAATTTGAGTACGTGGATGGGTATTCCGGATGCCCCGATGAACCGCACCATCCACCTGACAGCGATGAACGACGCGCCTCTTCCAGAACCCTTCGAGGTGCATGGCCTGCACCTCACGCCCGCAGCGCTGCCCCTCGCCATGGTCGAGGCGCAACTCCCCGGCGTCATCGGGGGCGTGACCCATCTGCGGAATGCGGTACGTCACCTCGAGGGCCAGTACGACTTTGTCCTTCTCGACAGTCCACCGAGTCTCGGCCAGCTCAGCGCCCTGGCGGCGATAGCGGCGGACGGACTCGTCGTACCAGTACCCACCAACAGCAAGGGCGTTCAAGGACTCACCGCCGTCCATGAGATGATTGCCACCTACCGCAAGCTGAATACAGGGTTGCACATCGCCTTCTACCTGCCCACCCAGTTCCACCCAGGCACCGTGCATGCGCGCGAGTCCCTTGAAGCCCTCCGCGCCCACGTCTCTCCTCTCGGAGATCCCATCACGTACCGGCCCGCCGTCTACCCGGACGCCGCCTTGTCGGCCATGCCTGTTCTCAAATATGCGCCAGGCTCTCCTGCCTCGCAGGAGATCGAGCGCGCGACGGATCAACTCCTGTCGGCGCTGAATTTGGAGGTGGGGCGTGGCACCTAA
- a CDS encoding tetratricopeptide repeat protein codes for MKGPNLAAHIQSLLATGIWEAARLHLLRGAQGVRTREEGVLFGQVAREVPREHWAKPGWAHTLAWAAYRSGDLALMRDVLALGAPDLNAFAAFLACTQGRWADALREAEVGLGGPDSAVAARYRAQALVRSGAPGWREAYEAALQLAQGRDRALARLDYAVALAWLEDDRAARPEFAQAAAEFAGDPWGQAFSWSNLGIICQRLGDLHGAERALGQAQKWAGKESTGQHLMAVQRGLGSVYRAYGEYPRAQHAYREALRLALSVEDRVAALLGEARTLALWGRCDEALSTLYDAAGQAGQLGPEGGDHRVFASVAAIRLMLGDHEGAQAALNRAGGLTRDDEHLVAVVRAELLRTQGHEEDARDLLAARNMRSEWVGETARLFPALFALVDMHPVSPAPWTAEVNAEGPVTVRMHGEALPLRPQRPEAALLVLLLLEGGALRRERVQDALDLPGRDENARRKALSRVVGDLRDALGWPGAVQTGDGLLRLSTDLTWVLHTPGPEQAESFCEGRLDPWLEDWRLHHAPLPSVL; via the coding sequence GTGAAAGGACCGAATCTGGCCGCCCACATCCAGTCCCTGCTCGCCACAGGCATTTGGGAAGCGGCCCGCCTGCACCTGCTCCGTGGCGCTCAAGGCGTACGGACCCGTGAGGAAGGGGTGTTGTTCGGTCAGGTGGCGCGCGAGGTCCCGCGCGAGCACTGGGCGAAACCCGGCTGGGCCCATACCCTGGCCTGGGCCGCGTACCGGTCGGGAGACCTCGCCCTGATGCGCGATGTCCTGGCCCTCGGTGCGCCTGACCTGAACGCCTTTGCCGCGTTTCTCGCCTGCACGCAGGGCAGGTGGGCGGACGCTCTTCGAGAAGCCGAAGTGGGTCTTGGCGGTCCTGATTCAGCGGTCGCGGCGCGCTACCGGGCGCAGGCCCTCGTGCGCTCCGGCGCTCCCGGATGGCGGGAAGCCTATGAAGCCGCGCTGCAACTCGCGCAGGGCCGAGACCGGGCCCTCGCCCGCCTCGACTACGCGGTGGCGCTCGCCTGGCTCGAAGATGACCGCGCGGCTCGCCCAGAGTTCGCGCAAGCGGCCGCTGAGTTCGCGGGTGACCCCTGGGGACAGGCCTTTTCCTGGTCGAACCTCGGCATCATCTGCCAACGACTTGGCGACCTGCACGGTGCGGAACGGGCGCTGGGACAGGCACAGAAATGGGCTGGCAAGGAGAGCACCGGGCAGCACCTCATGGCGGTACAGCGCGGTCTTGGCAGCGTGTACCGCGCGTACGGGGAGTATCCAAGGGCACAGCACGCTTACCGGGAGGCACTCCGGCTTGCCCTTTCGGTGGAAGACCGGGTGGCGGCGCTGCTGGGGGAAGCGAGGACCCTCGCCCTGTGGGGGCGCTGTGACGAGGCGCTCTCTACCCTGTATGACGCGGCGGGACAGGCCGGTCAGCTCGGCCCGGAAGGGGGAGACCACCGGGTGTTCGCCAGCGTGGCCGCCATCCGCCTGATGCTGGGAGACCACGAAGGCGCGCAGGCGGCCCTGAACCGTGCCGGAGGGCTGACCCGGGACGACGAACACCTGGTGGCCGTCGTGCGTGCGGAACTGCTGCGCACGCAGGGCCACGAGGAGGACGCGCGTGACCTCCTGGCCGCGAGGAACATGCGCTCCGAGTGGGTGGGGGAGACCGCGCGGCTCTTCCCGGCCCTGTTCGCACTCGTGGATATGCATCCCGTGTCTCCCGCCCCGTGGACGGCGGAGGTGAACGCTGAGGGCCCGGTCACGGTTCGCATGCACGGTGAGGCGCTTCCCCTGCGGCCTCAGCGTCCGGAAGCCGCGCTGTTGGTGCTGCTGCTGCTCGAAGGGGGAGCGCTCAGACGGGAGCGGGTTCAGGATGCCCTGGACCTGCCGGGCCGGGACGAGAACGCCCGGCGCAAGGCGCTCAGCCGCGTGGTGGGTGACCTGCGTGACGCGCTGGGATGGCCAGGTGCAGTTCAGACGGGCGACGGACTCCTGCGCCTCTCCACCGATCTGACCTGGGTCCTGCATACCCCCGGTCCAGAACAGGCGGAGTCGTTCTGCGAGGGCCGCCTTGACCCCTGGCTGGAGGACTGGCGCCTCCACCACGCCCCCCTGCCCTCGGTGCTCTGA
- a CDS encoding phosphotransferase-like protein produces MTPAGASVTPEVPSGRLIVVNGGSSTGKSSLCTALQNLLEEPYLQLGYDRAWMNMPLRYFPFQSNEREGVWYDLDPDDSSLATGIGIGPVGRGVVSGLHHMVAALVASGSNVIVDALFLEGAWFEEAMRLWRPASPLLVALKPPLEVSERWEAERAATQAGRPRGLARLSRKEIDAHGGFTLELDSSLGTPEDTARLVIAALNGDGHPSGTLDLTEPFVQDGG; encoded by the coding sequence ATGACTCCAGCTGGTGCTTCCGTCACGCCCGAGGTCCCCTCCGGTCGCCTTATCGTGGTCAACGGAGGCTCCAGTACCGGGAAGTCCTCGCTCTGCACGGCCCTGCAGAACCTCCTCGAGGAGCCCTATCTTCAACTCGGCTATGACCGGGCCTGGATGAACATGCCGCTGCGCTACTTTCCGTTCCAATCAAACGAGCGGGAAGGGGTCTGGTACGACCTCGACCCGGACGACTCCTCACTCGCCACCGGCATTGGCATTGGTCCGGTGGGGCGCGGCGTGGTGAGCGGCCTGCACCACATGGTCGCGGCGCTGGTGGCGAGCGGGAGCAACGTCATTGTGGACGCGCTCTTTCTGGAGGGCGCGTGGTTCGAGGAAGCCATGCGGCTGTGGCGGCCCGCTTCTCCCCTGCTCGTCGCCCTGAAGCCACCGCTGGAGGTCAGTGAGCGCTGGGAAGCGGAACGCGCAGCGACGCAGGCGGGGCGGCCCAGGGGCCTGGCCCGCCTGAGCCGGAAGGAGATCGACGCACACGGCGGGTTCACTCTGGAACTCGATTCGTCTCTGGGCACGCCGGAAGACACCGCCCGGCTCGTGATCGCTGCGTTGAATGGAGACGGGCACCCTTCGGGCACGCTCGACCTCACTGAACCATTCGTTCAGGACGGAGGATGA
- a CDS encoding ATP-binding protein — MDLKQLPSVGHEDLGDLLMDLGSVQTLMLWGPPGVGKTTAVRAFAQEMGYHFVDFVAPMMDATDLLVPRHMPETNTTLRCPPHELIHHPCADEAQRPSLVFLDELNGGDPGMQKALFSLVAERRLGNVVLPKGSIVVCAGNPTETNSGAVPLLAPLMNRMLHFHFRLPNPRSWLAWFEGQRQRGVGLHPLVAEFIREQGVSRLLGRPGSDGQIASSPRAWTACALALQAPSLGFARLEQHALEDGSQIRPAATTLRHVAMGAVAERDATELSTWWENRSRQYSIDAILRGDQKLPFQPGEKLLLLQLMTQLRTRLVGELPALEGHLGQDTRLLASRAEHLLNLVRERDPEAFGAMLLTAEGSGLLPGWFLDRLETSCLKGAN, encoded by the coding sequence ATGGACCTCAAACAACTCCCCTCGGTCGGGCACGAGGACCTCGGCGACCTCCTGATGGACCTGGGCAGCGTGCAGACCCTCATGCTCTGGGGCCCCCCCGGTGTAGGCAAGACCACCGCCGTACGTGCCTTCGCTCAGGAAATGGGTTACCACTTCGTTGATTTTGTGGCCCCCATGATGGACGCCACCGATCTGCTCGTTCCCCGGCATATGCCCGAAACGAACACCACCCTCCGCTGCCCACCGCACGAACTGATTCATCATCCCTGTGCAGATGAAGCCCAACGGCCTTCTCTCGTCTTCCTCGACGAACTCAATGGCGGTGACCCCGGCATGCAAAAGGCCCTGTTCAGCCTGGTCGCCGAGCGCCGCCTGGGCAACGTCGTGTTGCCCAAAGGCTCCATCGTCGTCTGCGCGGGCAACCCGACCGAGACCAACAGCGGTGCGGTTCCGCTGCTCGCGCCCCTGATGAACCGCATGCTGCACTTCCATTTCCGGCTGCCCAACCCGAGAAGCTGGCTCGCGTGGTTCGAGGGCCAGCGCCAGCGTGGTGTGGGTCTGCATCCCCTCGTCGCCGAGTTCATCCGTGAACAGGGCGTCAGCCGGCTGCTCGGCAGGCCCGGCAGTGACGGCCAGATCGCCAGCTCGCCCCGTGCCTGGACCGCCTGTGCCCTGGCTTTACAGGCCCCCAGCCTGGGCTTTGCCCGTCTCGAACAGCACGCGCTGGAGGACGGCAGCCAGATTCGCCCCGCCGCCACCACCTTGCGGCACGTGGCCATGGGCGCCGTGGCCGAACGCGACGCCACGGAACTCTCCACGTGGTGGGAGAACCGCTCCCGGCAGTATTCCATCGACGCCATCCTGCGCGGTGACCAGAAATTACCCTTCCAGCCAGGGGAGAAACTCTTGCTGCTGCAACTGATGACCCAGCTGCGCACCCGACTCGTTGGCGAGTTGCCGGCGCTCGAAGGGCACCTGGGCCAGGACACCCGCCTGCTTGCCAGCCGGGCTGAACACCTGCTGAACCTGGTGCGGGAACGTGACCCCGAAGCCTTTGGCGCGATGCTGCTGACCGCCGAAGGGAGTGGTCTGCTGCCCGGTTGGTTCCTTGACCGGCTGGAAACCTCTTGCCTGAAAGGAGCGAACTGA